Proteins from one Desulfitobacterium chlororespirans DSM 11544 genomic window:
- a CDS encoding uroporphyrinogen decarboxylase family protein, which produces MNKSPEQLYGERLKRVNDAIQLKVPDRVPLIPIFQAFPFYHYGVTLEEAMNDYTKAAEAHDKLYTDFDPDLAWDNVLLYPAKVMELLDLKWFRWPGHGVRSNSMYQFLEGEYMKANEYEELISDPTNFIMSKWIPRSFGALEAFSNLSSMRDSLWLGWFSSFYPFSLPEVQKSLNTLMQASEELARWFGSIFEYRQKLKEKGFPAAWGAFAFAPFDMVADTLRGTVPALMDMRKHPEELLRAVEAMVPIAIESGINSAKTMGNPFVWIWLHKGVDDFMSDEQYKTFYWPSLRKLLMGLIDAGLTPMVYGEGSMNTRLEVLRDVPKGKVLYHFEHVDMFRAKEILGDVACISGNVPNSLLYFGTPQEVKDYCKKLIDVCGKDGGFMMDSGALIDEAKPENVKAMFEFTKEYGVYR; this is translated from the coding sequence GTGAATAAGTCACCTGAACAATTATATGGAGAGAGACTTAAAAGAGTAAATGATGCCATTCAGCTTAAAGTTCCTGACCGGGTGCCCCTCATCCCTATTTTTCAGGCTTTCCCATTTTACCATTATGGGGTAACCCTTGAAGAGGCCATGAACGATTATACTAAAGCAGCTGAAGCCCATGACAAGCTTTATACGGATTTTGACCCGGATTTGGCCTGGGACAACGTTTTGCTGTATCCGGCCAAAGTTATGGAATTGTTGGACCTTAAATGGTTCAGATGGCCTGGGCATGGGGTTAGATCAAACAGCATGTATCAATTCCTCGAGGGGGAATATATGAAAGCCAACGAATATGAAGAGTTGATTTCCGACCCTACCAACTTTATTATGAGCAAGTGGATCCCCAGGTCTTTCGGTGCCCTCGAAGCATTCAGCAATTTGTCTTCCATGAGGGATTCCCTTTGGCTGGGATGGTTCTCTTCCTTTTACCCTTTCTCCCTGCCGGAAGTGCAGAAATCCTTAAATACCTTGATGCAAGCCAGTGAAGAACTGGCACGCTGGTTTGGCTCGATCTTTGAGTATCGTCAGAAACTGAAGGAAAAAGGCTTTCCGGCCGCCTGGGGCGCTTTTGCCTTTGCCCCCTTTGACATGGTGGCGGATACCCTGCGCGGCACAGTCCCGGCCCTGATGGATATGCGCAAACACCCGGAGGAATTGTTGAGGGCCGTTGAGGCCATGGTCCCGATTGCTATCGAATCAGGCATTAATTCGGCCAAAACCATGGGCAACCCCTTTGTTTGGATCTGGCTGCATAAAGGGGTCGATGATTTCATGTCTGATGAGCAATATAAAACCTTTTACTGGCCTAGCCTGAGAAAATTATTGATGGGGCTGATTGATGCCGGACTTACCCCGATGGTTTACGGTGAAGGCAGCATGAACACGCGCCTGGAGGTTTTAAGAGACGTGCCTAAAGGCAAAGTCTTATACCACTTTGAACATGTGGACATGTTCAGGGCCAAAGAAATACTGGGCGATGTGGCCTGCATTTCCGGCAATGTGCCTAATTCATTACTATACTTTGGGACTCCTCAGGAGGTCAAAGATTATTGTAAGAAACTGATTGATGTTTGCGGCAAAGACGGCGGCTTCATGATGGACAGTGGGGCGCTGATTGATGAAGCAAAACCTGAAAATGTCAAAGCAATGTTCGAATTTACGAAAGAATACGGAGTTTACAGATAG
- a CDS encoding methyl-accepting chemotaxis protein: MKALQNLRVGTKIIALVMLMAIFLSVVGYTGYYNNLKSNDIINTLYTDKLRSISLLKEARAANRNIQGISYRLLTAPLTQTEYLELKNEMDALITQFNEIWTNYKQTNPDTYEQDMFPTFDSELEQYRTEREEALAIASAGNEEEGFRYFTREVTPHMEKLNSILLEISDYNDRTSKEMMDQANEDFKSSTRVIIIVLAAAVVLAIAVGTFIGRLISVPLNKVVTNVNEIARGNLTVEAVKLDTKDEIGILAQAVNQMAVNLKDLIKHVSVSAEQVASSSEELSASSEQQALATSQVATAIADVAAGTEKQSMAIDDTSMAIEQISAAIQQVAATSSEVAEQASNTSLAAQDGQKVIDQAIKQMNRIGHATDVTQGAVDKLAQGSRMIGEITDVISDIASQTNLLALNAAIEAARAGEQGRGFAVVAEEVRKLAEQSSKAANQIAELINENHLNINNAVTAMQTGNQDVKHGIEMVSSVGATFEQIAGSINQSVNSIQEVSASVEEMAGGSQQIVNAINQIDTISKQNLSQSQTVSAATEEQSASVEQISSSSQALAKMAQDLQLAVSKFSV; encoded by the coding sequence ATGAAAGCTTTACAGAATCTCAGAGTAGGAACCAAAATAATCGCTCTTGTGATGTTAATGGCCATCTTTCTTTCCGTAGTAGGTTACACAGGATATTACAATAATCTGAAGTCCAATGATATTATCAATACCTTGTACACCGACAAGCTTAGATCCATATCTTTGCTTAAAGAAGCCCGGGCAGCTAACCGTAACATTCAAGGCATCTCTTATCGGTTGCTGACAGCCCCTCTCACTCAAACTGAATATCTTGAACTGAAAAACGAGATGGATGCTTTAATCACTCAATTCAATGAAATCTGGACCAATTATAAACAGACCAATCCAGATACCTATGAACAGGATATGTTCCCAACCTTTGATTCAGAGTTGGAACAATATCGAACTGAGCGCGAAGAGGCCCTGGCCATTGCCTCAGCAGGGAATGAGGAGGAAGGATTCCGGTATTTTACAAGGGAAGTCACCCCCCACATGGAGAAACTTAACTCCATCCTGCTGGAAATATCCGATTATAACGATCGGACATCCAAAGAAATGATGGATCAGGCCAATGAAGATTTTAAAAGCTCTACTCGGGTCATCATCATCGTCTTAGCCGCAGCAGTAGTGTTAGCAATCGCCGTTGGCACGTTCATAGGCAGACTTATTTCAGTACCGTTAAACAAAGTCGTAACCAATGTTAATGAGATTGCCCGGGGCAATCTTACCGTTGAAGCGGTCAAGTTGGATACGAAAGATGAAATCGGGATCTTGGCCCAAGCGGTCAATCAAATGGCTGTCAATCTTAAAGACCTAATCAAGCATGTCAGTGTCTCGGCAGAACAAGTGGCTTCTTCATCAGAAGAACTCTCGGCAAGCTCTGAGCAGCAGGCACTTGCCACAAGCCAGGTCGCTACAGCCATTGCTGATGTAGCTGCCGGAACGGAAAAACAATCAATGGCCATTGATGATACGTCCATGGCCATTGAACAGATATCTGCAGCGATTCAGCAAGTAGCCGCCACCAGCAGCGAGGTGGCTGAACAAGCCAGCAATACTTCCCTGGCGGCCCAGGATGGTCAAAAAGTCATCGACCAGGCTATCAAACAAATGAATAGGATTGGTCATGCTACAGACGTCACCCAAGGAGCCGTTGACAAACTGGCCCAGGGCTCCAGAATGATTGGTGAGATAACGGATGTGATATCCGACATTGCCTCCCAGACTAATTTACTGGCCCTTAATGCCGCAATTGAGGCCGCCCGTGCCGGTGAGCAGGGCCGCGGTTTTGCAGTTGTTGCTGAAGAAGTAAGAAAGCTGGCCGAACAATCCTCCAAGGCAGCTAACCAAATTGCAGAGTTAATCAACGAAAATCATCTCAATATCAATAACGCCGTAACCGCCATGCAGACTGGAAACCAGGATGTGAAGCATGGCATCGAAATGGTATCTTCTGTCGGCGCGACGTTTGAGCAAATTGCCGGCTCAATCAACCAATCCGTCAACAGCATCCAGGAAGTATCCGCCAGTGTCGAGGAAATGGCCGGTGGAAGTCAACAGATCGTCAATGCCATCAACCAGATCGACACGATCAGCAAACAAAATCTCAGCCAAAGCCAGACCGTTTCAGCGGCCACCGAAGAACAAAGCGCTTCCGTGGAGCAGATCTCTTCTTCCAGCCAGGCCTTAGCGAAAATGGCCCAGGATCTTCAGCTTGCTGTGAGCAAGTTCAGCGTCTAG
- a CDS encoding cupin domain-containing protein, translating to MNKINIGDILDFTTEKSARKAIFKEGRLDTGLLLYAPGQTTPDHKHSDIDEVFYVISGEGTITINNEEMRLKEKDIIFSPHGETHGFNNTSSANWVVLQIKIRD from the coding sequence ATGAATAAAATTAATATTGGGGATATTCTTGATTTTACAACTGAAAAAAGCGCTCGTAAGGCAATATTCAAAGAAGGCAGGCTGGATACAGGACTTTTGCTTTATGCCCCTGGGCAAACAACACCTGACCATAAGCACTCTGACATCGATGAAGTCTTTTATGTAATTTCTGGTGAAGGTACCATAACAATCAACAATGAAGAAATGCGTCTGAAAGAAAAGGATATAATTTTCTCGCCTCATGGTGAGACCCATGGATTCAATAATACCAGTTCTGCCAATTGGGTTGTGTTGCAAATTAAAATTCGAGATTGA
- a CDS encoding GntR family transcriptional regulator translates to MKELLYIQLVDQLRKKIQMGVLKPGDMLPSENELSQEYQISRVTVRKSLSLLEQEGYTYSAPGKGYFVREPVTDKYILNFNEMNNAGGSATSSKLLEVNVVPPSTKMMYELQIPDDRYVIVIKRLLLAEGAPIAYDVKYLPYNRGLPLVEREIKYATFPELAGKKTSLFSIKKDLKICAKNASGEICTLLNVEEGHPLLVISQKLYTAENKVIGWGEIYYIAEFCELNAMWSFGQRLYDNG, encoded by the coding sequence ATGAAAGAACTTTTGTACATTCAATTAGTGGATCAATTAAGAAAAAAGATTCAGATGGGCGTATTAAAACCTGGCGATATGCTCCCCTCTGAAAATGAGTTGTCCCAAGAGTACCAGATCAGCAGAGTGACGGTAAGAAAAAGCCTGTCCTTATTGGAACAGGAAGGCTATACTTATTCTGCGCCCGGAAAAGGATATTTTGTCCGCGAACCGGTAACAGACAAATATATTTTGAACTTTAATGAAATGAATAATGCCGGCGGATCTGCCACCTCCAGTAAACTGTTGGAAGTGAATGTCGTTCCCCCCAGCACGAAAATGATGTATGAGTTGCAGATTCCTGACGACCGCTATGTTATTGTCATCAAGAGACTTCTCTTGGCGGAGGGTGCCCCAATCGCGTATGATGTTAAGTATTTGCCTTACAACCGTGGCCTGCCTTTGGTCGAAAGGGAAATTAAGTATGCTACGTTCCCCGAGTTAGCCGGGAAAAAAACATCATTGTTTTCGATTAAGAAGGATTTGAAAATCTGCGCTAAAAATGCTTCCGGAGAAATATGCACCTTGTTAAATGTTGAAGAAGGCCACCCCCTGCTGGTCATTAGTCAGAAGCTTTATACTGCTGAAAACAAGGTAATTGGCTGGGGAGAAATATATTATATCGCTGAATTTTGTGAACTGAATGCCATGTGGAGCTTTGGGCAAAGGCTGTATGATAACGGGTAA
- a CDS encoding VOC family protein yields the protein MFTRIDHVAFSVKDRQKSIDFYEKNFGFQKYYEHDVPGVPNLEKVVYLKLGDTVLEFEQWTQERENRGYHFCLISDDFDADYQKLKNAGIPVATEPHIPEPRTPQETGWKRVVFQGPDGELIEFRG from the coding sequence ATGTTTACACGAATTGACCATGTTGCATTTTCTGTAAAAGACAGACAAAAGTCCATTGACTTTTATGAAAAAAACTTTGGGTTCCAAAAATATTATGAACACGATGTTCCCGGGGTACCAAACCTCGAAAAGGTTGTTTACCTTAAGTTGGGCGATACCGTGCTAGAGTTTGAACAATGGACACAGGAAAGGGAGAATAGGGGGTATCATTTCTGTCTCATTAGCGATGATTTTGATGCAGATTATCAAAAGCTTAAAAACGCAGGGATTCCAGTCGCAACTGAGCCACATATTCCCGAGCCCAGAACACCACAGGAAACAGGTTGGAAAAGGGTTGTTTTTCAAGGCCCTGACGGTGAATTAATTGAGTTCCGAGGATAG
- a CDS encoding cobalamin B12-binding domain-containing protein — MDLKALTQALGNLDGESMEKMLNEFVTSNPSEAEVNSVVGACQQGMAIVGDLFGKNEYFVGDLIYAGELLNNALGILKPVIGEASSEKIGKMVLGTVEGDLHDIGKNIFRGMMEAAGFEVYDLGIDVPSSVFIEKVKEIKPQIVGMSGLLTLTLGAMKATVDALTAAGVRDGIKIILGGSPVTEDACRHIGADAFTVNAAEGVKICQEWVK; from the coding sequence ATGGATTTAAAGGCATTGACTCAGGCCTTAGGTAATCTCGACGGAGAATCAATGGAAAAAATGCTAAATGAATTCGTTACCTCAAATCCCAGTGAAGCCGAGGTCAATAGTGTGGTCGGAGCTTGCCAGCAGGGTATGGCTATTGTTGGTGATTTATTTGGGAAAAACGAATATTTTGTTGGCGATCTGATCTATGCCGGCGAGCTGCTAAACAACGCACTGGGCATTTTAAAACCGGTGATTGGAGAGGCAAGCTCGGAAAAAATCGGCAAAATGGTTTTAGGGACTGTTGAAGGTGACTTGCATGATATCGGCAAAAATATCTTTAGAGGCATGATGGAAGCAGCCGGTTTTGAAGTTTATGATTTGGGTATTGATGTTCCTTCCAGCGTATTTATAGAAAAAGTAAAAGAAATAAAGCCGCAGATCGTAGGGATGAGCGGGCTTTTGACGCTGACTCTCGGCGCCATGAAAGCTACGGTTGATGCCTTAACGGCCGCTGGCGTGCGTGACGGGATTAAAATCATTCTGGGAGGCAGCCCGGTAACTGAAGATGCCTGCAGGCATATTGGTGCGGATGCTTTCACGGTAAATGCCGCTGAAGGGGTAAAGATTTGCCAGGAATGGGTTAAGTAA
- a CDS encoding winged helix-turn-helix transcriptional regulator yields MPCDKSCPIEHTVNLIGHKWKVLILRNLFNNGTQRFSDLSKGISKISQKMLTQQLRQLEVDGIIYRKVYPEVPPKVEYSLTALGNSLKPILDEMNSWGIEHLKQSQLDQHNNE; encoded by the coding sequence ATGCCATGTGATAAATCATGCCCTATTGAGCATACAGTCAACTTGATCGGGCACAAATGGAAGGTGCTTATTCTAAGAAATCTATTCAATAATGGTACACAAAGGTTCAGTGACCTCAGTAAAGGAATCAGCAAAATAAGCCAGAAGATGCTGACACAACAGCTTCGGCAGCTGGAGGTAGATGGGATAATTTATCGAAAAGTTTATCCGGAGGTACCACCAAAGGTCGAATACTCTCTTACGGCGCTTGGAAACTCTTTAAAACCGATTTTGGATGAAATGAATAGTTGGGGAATAGAACATCTAAAACAAAGTCAACTGGACCAGCACAATAATGAATAA
- a CDS encoding cobalamin B12-binding domain-containing protein — MDDKLIKAMAELDEKAVLKLVKEELSQGLEPLSILKQIQTGIEKVGELYEKGEYFIADLIMSGIIFNNVLKIEEMNLYTTESKKCKIGKVLLGTAKSDLHDIGKNVFGSMMKMAGFEVLDLGVDVAPETFVARIKEFRPQIVGISGVLIVALEGMKETVELITAAGLRDSVKIILGGTIVKNGVDFIGADAYTVDPSEGVKLCLDWFEA, encoded by the coding sequence ATGGATGACAAATTAATTAAGGCAATGGCAGAATTAGATGAAAAAGCCGTTTTGAAGCTGGTAAAAGAGGAACTTAGCCAGGGTTTGGAGCCTTTATCTATTCTGAAGCAGATCCAAACCGGGATAGAAAAGGTAGGGGAGCTTTACGAAAAAGGCGAATATTTCATTGCTGATCTGATCATGTCCGGCATCATCTTCAACAATGTGCTGAAGATTGAAGAAATGAATCTCTATACCACTGAAAGCAAAAAATGCAAGATTGGCAAAGTTTTGTTGGGGACTGCCAAAAGTGATTTGCACGATATTGGGAAAAATGTTTTCGGCAGCATGATGAAAATGGCTGGATTTGAAGTTCTGGATTTAGGGGTTGATGTTGCCCCGGAAACCTTTGTCGCACGTATCAAGGAGTTTAGGCCCCAGATTGTGGGGATAAGCGGCGTCCTGATTGTTGCGCTGGAGGGCATGAAAGAGACAGTGGAATTGATAACTGCCGCCGGTTTAAGGGATTCGGTCAAGATTATTCTGGGGGGGACAATTGTCAAAAACGGCGTCGATTTTATCGGAGCCGATGCCTATACGGTCGACCCCTCAGAAGGAGTGAAACTATGTTTGGATTGGTTCGAAGCATAA
- a CDS encoding chemotaxis protein CheW, translating into MQVVVFKLNDQEFAFHIQSVKEIIKITTITHVPNARESVQGIINLRGMVTPIINLAERFGFKEKPTTEHSRIIILNIFESTVGVIVDSVSEVLMFKDEDVLAPGDEPLVLEKFIYGIGMLDDRLLILLKPEEILGGIPQVLEA; encoded by the coding sequence ATGCAGGTCGTAGTATTTAAGCTCAATGATCAGGAGTTCGCTTTCCACATCCAATCAGTAAAAGAAATCATCAAGATAACAACCATAACCCATGTTCCCAATGCCCGGGAGTCTGTCCAAGGAATTATCAATCTCAGAGGAATGGTTACACCGATTATTAACTTAGCAGAGAGATTTGGCTTTAAGGAAAAGCCCACTACTGAGCATTCCCGAATCATTATTCTTAATATTTTCGAAAGCACGGTTGGCGTTATCGTCGATAGCGTCTCCGAAGTCTTGATGTTCAAGGATGAAGATGTACTAGCCCCTGGTGATGAACCGCTGGTCCTTGAAAAATTTATTTATGGCATTGGAATGCTGGACGATCGGTTGCTGATTCTCCTGAAGCCTGAGGAGATTCTCGGCGGAATACCTCAAGTGCTTGAAGCTTGA
- a CDS encoding zf-HC2 domain-containing protein, which produces MKCDIIRDLLPTYIEGLASTASNEEIEKHLAGCEECRTFHSEMAGEIREEVPIAGDKEVDCLKKVRISYIRRAAVAVGSVVVCLLVLISLFAVGFSVSSQDMDMTYEVKDNHLEIHFQLKNGHDLLGSYTPEITYDENHKVIGTGQRYRPTWVFHNPFDDVGSTFTMGSELPGPNSPAGVTHTVTIEFADKTVQFIDGRLVE; this is translated from the coding sequence ATGAAATGCGATATTATCCGGGACCTGTTGCCCACCTATATTGAAGGCCTGGCCAGCACAGCCAGTAACGAAGAAATCGAAAAACACCTGGCCGGCTGCGAAGAATGCCGGACCTTTCATAGTGAGATGGCAGGTGAGATCAGGGAAGAGGTCCCCATTGCCGGAGATAAGGAAGTTGACTGCCTGAAAAAAGTGCGGATCAGTTATATCCGCAGGGCCGCCGTCGCGGTGGGGAGTGTGGTGGTATGTCTGCTTGTTCTCATTAGTCTGTTTGCCGTGGGCTTTTCCGTCTCTTCTCAGGACATGGATATGACCTATGAGGTTAAGGACAATCACCTGGAAATTCATTTTCAGCTGAAAAACGGGCATGACCTGCTCGGCTCCTATACACCCGAGATAACCTATGACGAAAATCATAAGGTTATTGGTACGGGACAGCGCTACCGTCCCACATGGGTATTCCATAATCCCTTTGACGACGTCGGTTCCACGTTTACGATGGGGAGCGAGCTGCCGGGGCCGAATTCCCCGGCTGGGGTTACCCATACCGTTACGATTGAATTTGCCGATAAAACCGTTCAGTTTATCGACGGCAGGCTGGTGGAATAA